Below is a window of Acidimicrobiia bacterium DNA.
GGCCCGGTGTTCGCCAACTTCGTGCTCGCCGACGAGATCAACCGCGCGCCGGCCAAGGTGCAGTCGGCGCTGCTCGAGGTGATGGGCGAGCGTCAGGTGTCGATCGCCGGCGTCACCCACCCCGTGCCCGACCCGTTCCTCGTGCTCGCGACGCAGAATCCGATCGAGTCCGAAGGTGTGTACCTGCTCCCTGAGGCACAGCGCGACCGCTTCCTCATGAAGGTCGTCGTCGGCTATCCCACACCCACCGAGGAGCTCGAGATCGTCACGCGGATGGGTGTCGATCCGCCGTCTCCCGTGTCCGTGCTCGACGCCGACGAGTTGCTGGAGCTGCAGCAAGCGGTCGACGGTATCTACGTCGATCCCGCGGTGATCTGGTACGCGGTGAGCCTGGTCTTCGCGACCCGCGCGCCGAAGGACCAAGGCTTCGTCGACCTCGAGCCGCTGATCGCCTACGGGGCGAGCCCGCGGGCCACACTCGGGCTCGTTGCCGCGGGGCGCGCGCTCGCACTGGTCCGTGGCCGCACGTACGTGCTTCCTCAAGACGTGTACGACATCGCCCCCGAGGTGCTCCGCCACCGGATCGTGCTCTCCTACGAGGCGCTGGCCGACGGCGTCGAGGCCGACCACATCGTCAACCGTGTCGTCACCGCGATCCAGCTCCCACGGATCGCCCCGAGCCAGGAGCGCATGCCGGGCGCTCGGCCCGCGGGGCTCACGGCCGGCTCTGTGCCTGAACGCCAAGCCGGCGCGCGTGCGCCCGGTTCCGAGGCCGAACAGGACGAGCGCACGGCATGAACGACGGCGCCGCGTCCGCGCCGCGGGTCGAGTCCACGCTCCGCCGCCTCGAGCTCGACGTGTTCCGTCGCCTCGACGGACTGCTGCAAGGTGATCACCTGGGTCTCGTGCCCGCGCCCGGTTCCGAGGCGGGGGAGAGTCGCGAGTACCAGGCGGGCGACGACGTGCGCCGCATGGACTGGGCGGTCACCGCGCGCACCACGATCCCGCACGTGCGCGACACGATTGCCGACCGCGAGCTCGAGACGTGGATCGTGGTCGATCGCTCGGCCAGTCTCGACTTCGGAACCGCGCAATTCGAAAAGCGCGACCTCGCGCTCGCGATGGTCGCCGCGGTCGGGTTTCTCACGAGTCGAGCCGGGAACCGCGTCGGCGCTCTCGTCCTCGGAAACGACCGAACGTTCTTTGTTCCGGCGCGCGCCGGACGCGAAGCGATGCTTGCGCTGCTCCATCGGATCGACTCGGTACCGCGTGCCGAGCACGCGCAGGCGCCGGCGGGCGATCTGCGCGGCGCGCTGCGCACCGTCGCCAAACTCGCTCGCCGCCGCGGCCTGGTGGTCGTCATCTCCGACTTCCTCACCGATTGCGACTGGCAGCCCGCGCTGCGCGCCCTCGCAGTCCGCCACGACGTGCTCGCGGTCGAGATCCTCGATCCTCGTGAGGTGGAGCTTCCGCCCGTCGGTCTCGTGACGTTCGTCGATACCGAAACCGGGCGTCGCGTCGAAGTGCAGACCGCGAGCGAGCGGGTGCGCGCTCGCTTCGCCGAAGCAGCCGCGCGCCAGCGCGCGCGCATCGCGCAAGACGTCCGCGTCGCGGGTGCCGAGCACGTCGTGCTGCGCACCGACCGCGACTGGCTCCTCGATCTGGTCAAGTACGTCGTCACGCGCAAGCGCCGGCGTACCGCACGCGTGGCACCCGCTCGATGAGTTTCTTCGCCGCATCCCGGCTGTGGCTGCTCGTGTTCGTCGTGGTCCTTGCAATCGCGTATGTGCTCGTGCAGCGTCAGCGCCGCCAGTACGCGGTCCGGTTCACCAACGTCGACCTCCTGGCATCGGTCGCGCCGCGGCGGCCCGGATGGCGACGTCACCTCGCCGCCGTGTGCTTGTTGCTGGCGTTGATGCTCATCGTCCTCGCCTTCGCGCGCCCGGCACGCGCCGTGCAGGTGCCACGCGAGACGGCAACCGTCATGCTCGCGGTCGACGTCTCGCAGTCGATGCGGGCGACCGACGTCGAGCCCACGCGTATCCGCGCCGCGCAGCGTGCGGTTCGTACCTTCGTCGATTCGTTGCCGAAGCGGTTCCGCCTCGGCCTCGTCGCGTTCGCGGGCAACGCGGGGGTGCTCGTGCCTCCCACTCACCAGCGTGAGCTCGTGCGGGGCGCGGTGGCCAACCTCCAGCTGCAACAGCAGACCGCGATCGGTGAGGCGATCTTCGCGTCGATCGACGCGATCGAGAACTCGCCGCTCGACAAGGGCAAGCGGCCGCCGGCTCGCATCGTGCTGCTGTCCGACGGTGCCACGAACGCCGGCCGTCCGAACGCCGAGGCCGCTGCGGCTGCGAAGAAGAAGGGTGTGAAAGTGTCGACGATCGCGTTCGGCACCGACTCCGGCACCGTGGTGGTCCAGGACGAAGTGGTCCCGGTCCCGGCCGACCGTGAGGCACTGCGCCAGATCGCCGACGACACCGGCGGCCGGTTCGCGTCCGCTGCCACCGAGAACGACCTCCGCAAGACCTACGAAGACCTCGGGAGCCGCCTCGCCGAGGTCACCCGACGCCGCGAGGTCACGGTCTGGTTCGTGGGCGCGGCCCTGCTCTTCGGCTTCGCCGCCGCCGCCGCCTCCCTCGTCTGGACCAGTCGCCTGCCCTGATCGTGCGTGAGGGCCGTTACTTCCGTCACAGGGAGGGATCCAGGCGCGATTCTCGGTCAAGTCCGGGCGTTTCCGGGTCGTTTCCTGTCGGAGCGGGTGCCTCAGGCCCGCCTACGTGACGGAGGAGGGGGCCCACATGTCCTCCGGGGATTCACCGCTCCTGCACCCCTCGGTGTTCTCGTGTTCGATCTCGCGGGGGAACGGCCGCGTGGAGATCGGCATCATCGGCGAGATCGACCGGACGTCCGCCGGACAGTTCCGCAACCAGCTCCTCACGCTGGCGAAAGAGCACCCGGTGGCGATCGCGATCAACATGAAGGATGTCGCGTTGCCCGACGGGTCGGCGGTCGCGGTGCTGGTGGAGGCCTGGCGCTTCGCCCACGAGCACGGCATCCAGTTGGCCGTGACCTCGCCGTCGCCTGCCGTCACCCAGGTCTTCGACGTCGCACCCTCCGGTCAGCTCCTCACGCTCCGCTAACCTCGCCCGCGCATGCCTGGCGAGATCACGGACTTCCGCGTCGAGATCGCGCCCGACGCGGTCGCCGACCTCCGCGATCGTCTCGCGCGCACGCGCTGGCCGGAAGCCGAGACCGTCGACGACTGGTCGCAGGGCGTACCGCTCGCGTACGCACAGTCGTTGTGCGCGTACTGGGCCCGCGGGTACGACTTCGCTGCGGCCGAGCAGCGGTTCAACGCGTTCCCGCAGTTCCGCACCGAACTTGACGGTCTCGGCATCCACTTCGTCCACGCGCGGTCGCCACATGCCGACGCGCTCCCGCTCGTGCTCACGCACGGTTGGCCCGGCTCGGTCGTCGAGTTCCAGAAGGTGATCGGCCCCCTCTCCGATCCCAGTGCGTACGGTGGCGACGCGGCCGATGCGTTCCACGTGGTGTGCCCGTCGCTTCCGGGTTACGGGTTCAGCGACAAGCCGTCGAGCGCGGGATGGAAGATCGAACGGATCGCGCGCGCGTGGGTCGAGCTGATGGCGCGCCTCGGCTACTCGCGGTACGGCGCGCAAGGTGGCGACTGGGGTTCGTTCGTCACCACGAGCATCGGCCAGCAGGACCCGGAGCATGCTGTGGGGGTCCACGTCCAGCTCCCGCTCGTGGCGCTCGACGCGTCGATGATGACCGACCTCACTCCGGCAGAGCAGTCGTCGCTCGAATCCACCGCGTACTACAGCCGGTGGGGCTCCGGGTACTCGACGCAACAGGCTTCGCGCCCGCAGACGCTCGGCTACGGCCTGGTCGACTCACCCGCCGCCCAGTGCACATGGGTCG
It encodes the following:
- a CDS encoding STAS domain-containing protein; translation: MSSGDSPLLHPSVFSCSISRGNGRVEIGIIGEIDRTSAGQFRNQLLTLAKEHPVAIAINMKDVALPDGSAVAVLVEAWRFAHEHGIQLAVTSPSPAVTQVFDVAPSGQLLTLR
- a CDS encoding DUF58 domain-containing protein; this encodes MNDGAASAPRVESTLRRLELDVFRRLDGLLQGDHLGLVPAPGSEAGESREYQAGDDVRRMDWAVTARTTIPHVRDTIADRELETWIVVDRSASLDFGTAQFEKRDLALAMVAAVGFLTSRAGNRVGALVLGNDRTFFVPARAGREAMLALLHRIDSVPRAEHAQAPAGDLRGALRTVAKLARRRGLVVVISDFLTDCDWQPALRALAVRHDVLAVEILDPREVELPPVGLVTFVDTETGRRVEVQTASERVRARFAEAAARQRARIAQDVRVAGAEHVVLRTDRDWLLDLVKYVVTRKRRRTARVAPAR
- a CDS encoding MoxR family ATPase, giving the protein MSPEPTDSATAAVASARLERTLFEVKRIIVGQDRMVERLLVCLLARGHCLLEGVPGLAKTLAAETLAATVHGTFARIQFTPDLMPSDLVGTRIYRPSSERFDVELGPVFANFVLADEINRAPAKVQSALLEVMGERQVSIAGVTHPVPDPFLVLATQNPIESEGVYLLPEAQRDRFLMKVVVGYPTPTEELEIVTRMGVDPPSPVSVLDADELLELQQAVDGIYVDPAVIWYAVSLVFATRAPKDQGFVDLEPLIAYGASPRATLGLVAAGRALALVRGRTYVLPQDVYDIAPEVLRHRIVLSYEALADGVEADHIVNRVVTAIQLPRIAPSQERMPGARPAGLTAGSVPERQAGARAPGSEAEQDERTA
- a CDS encoding VWA domain-containing protein, encoding MSFFAASRLWLLVFVVVLAIAYVLVQRQRRQYAVRFTNVDLLASVAPRRPGWRRHLAAVCLLLALMLIVLAFARPARAVQVPRETATVMLAVDVSQSMRATDVEPTRIRAAQRAVRTFVDSLPKRFRLGLVAFAGNAGVLVPPTHQRELVRGAVANLQLQQQTAIGEAIFASIDAIENSPLDKGKRPPARIVLLSDGATNAGRPNAEAAAAAKKKGVKVSTIAFGTDSGTVVVQDEVVPVPADREALRQIADDTGGRFASAATENDLRKTYEDLGSRLAEVTRRREVTVWFVGAALLFGFAAAAASLVWTSRLP
- a CDS encoding epoxide hydrolase family protein — its product is MPGEITDFRVEIAPDAVADLRDRLARTRWPEAETVDDWSQGVPLAYAQSLCAYWARGYDFAAAEQRFNAFPQFRTELDGLGIHFVHARSPHADALPLVLTHGWPGSVVEFQKVIGPLSDPSAYGGDAADAFHVVCPSLPGYGFSDKPSSAGWKIERIARAWVELMARLGYSRYGAQGGDWGSFVTTSIGQQDPEHAVGVHVQLPLVALDASMMTDLTPAEQSSLESTAYYSRWGSGYSTQQASRPQTLGYGLVDSPAAQCTWVVEKFWDWTDCDGHPENVLSRDELLDNVMFYWLPGTGASSARLYWESFHEQNTEPVTVPSGCSIFPKEIFRPSRRWVEQRFTDLRYFNELDRGGHFAAFEQPETFVDEVRAFFRLVR